In Cryptomeria japonica chromosome 1, Sugi_1.0, whole genome shotgun sequence, the sequence acctgcaaatcaacttagaagcactccaaaacacagtaaaagggttagaaggttagtattcacatcgggttcaccaattaatgtagcatagaaattaggaattatcaaaataagtagatcaatcaaaacacaagacatgacaacataatcaaaagaacactcattgaaatgaccctaattccaaagcacattcaatagaggcacaaaaacaaatcatttaaaagaaaatatcatgcaaaccatatgcttcttccatgcggctccattgttgttctttcctcttcaatgggtttgtggatctcacctacaagtgctcacacaattgaaagcaaaaagctcaagagtactagaaacgaaagttcggtagtttgatagaaatttggactcaagaatcaagggatttgaagGGGGTTTGATTGaataaaatcatccaatttataaagaaattggagaaatggagaaattagcatgatagtgattcgaatagaaattcaaatcaagaatagcaaagttatgacatgttgctatgcaaaaaggcttatgacaattttatgacagattttatgacagatttccatgtcaagacaagttctatgacaaattgctatgtcaagacaagactctatgacaaatttctatgtcaagagtatgatgcatgaagcacacaaatagggagaactagagacaagataattaggtggaatttgaattagaaaattagaaaataggtggaaattaggaattaggaaataatgaaattagtgaattaatcaataatttttcatttattaattaattcactcacaaagaggaataattagccaattaaatgaatatttaattgtaatgagaaaacttaggataaataagtaatttattaatcctagagagagaaatgacaaacaaggttaaatgaacaaatcataaaaccctagaagatgaattaggaatgcaaggatggcaattaggtcttgataaGAGATAATTAaggtcgatttgatttgatcatgattttgaattgataaatgaacagtgttgataaatgatttcattgagattggttgacaaaaatcaatgacaaattgaccagattgacatgattgaaaaaggacaaggatcgatgacgaatcgattgcaatatgacaagattgacaaggacaaagatcgaccaaaatcatgactgaagattgttgtcgacaagaccaaattcaaaagtgagatagatgaagaatgtagaagaatgacttgatattcgcaaatgataaagatcaagtgtgaatcataggagaaatgttaatgcgacgcaaaacctaaaatgaggcaatgcgcaaatgttaaagtatgacttcgcaagcgttgaccatttttaggtgtctacaatatgtatgcacacacacaaattaatatttttatgatGGAGTATCACGGGAAGAACCGCGTATGCGTTGTTTTATCTTTAAAACCGTGTATGCGCTTCTTATTTAAAAAACACCTCGTACGCGGTTTCATAAAAAGAAAAAACACCGTACGCAGTCTTTATACAAAAGAAAGCCCGTACACGATTTTGATTGTtaaggcttgtgaataggcttggatgacaaagttgcgggttggaagtttgatttccctcctttttgatgtgttttattttatcaacttggtttctcgactttgtcatcatcaagtttacacttcatcaagtaggcatttctaaaattgccaccatattttcacacATCTTCtaatctttctaaccatataatttttttaaaatttgagcaacaataacatattattattgaatttcttttaccaatgtctccataattctcagagacatacgtgtaccaattttttattaacttttgatctacaaatccaaatttaaaaaaaattatatattattgtagtgcacttgattctttacaattaattttttttttttttgcattttcaattgttttggtgcaagttatgttttgcgcacgaacaggtacctgattttttaggatgtgctcgattggcaaaatcataaaaaataaaatactcaacaaaaaattacaaaaaaatacacaacttctagtgctcactcttaactatatttttgccaaaggatttgtcaaaatactaaatctaactatgacttttttgatgcgtgcgtcaaacactatgttatgtttttcagaaaaaatcagggtttgtttttcgtgcgcgaaggattttaCCTcgttaatcttatccaattttgaaaaaatttagtagtttggaaactagattcagagtactacaatatttgttctttgagtatcttcatatcttgagtagatgactctcaaatttctcctccaagttcaggtttacctgatttcaagaagaaaaaaaaaaaaagtgcccacttataccccctttttggacaccatctttgtgcacttaccctcatgCGTGTGTaccttggtttgcacaccctttgtatttgcttgtactttcatgtctgcgcggtcagatgttcttggttcttcttcatgcgctacattatggctttcagattcaatgtacctgtcatacctctcccttgtcatcaTTATTGGGGGGGGGTctactgttggtgctaatgcttccttggtttcacattggagtgagctatgtatttagtatttgttcctatgtactaggcaaaTGCAGCGACTAGTTAcccatgcatttcggtgagatggaacacttaccatatggacactcttgcattcctatttctggaGGTGACCTTTCATTTTTTCATTTGATCAGTTCTTTAGACTGTTGATACTTGTGACATCTGTATCTTCAGGTTCCAAATGTTTTACCTATGTTGTCCATCTAATTcagatttgagtagtgtcattgagggaactcatgcagattcatgtcttcttgatcctgacCATATTTttttcagaggaggttcttatttcagcatCATAGCATTCATTCTACGATGGGGTttgtagcttcttcatgcttcaatgattcttcATGCACGtgtttttgttcctatcttttggaacaatCTTGTTTGGAGGcctcttagtccttcacttgagctttcatctcttcttggagaggagtttttttcccatagggttttctccttttctccactttacaaagatttcattgtacttgggtacctcatcaggccttgttacCGAGACCCATTTTttgctttcatgcatctagtccttgTTTTTTTAACTTCTCCCTatcttcatcttaaggggggtgttagagtaataggTATTAgtctacttaattaattaaatcatattgatttaataattaagtcacattttctctatttcacttaagctaaatttaggaagctaaacttaggaatattaataattaattcattattaattattaatttcttttagggtttatgtttttaggttttgatctccttttataaggattgatccctttgtaatccttaaCCAATCTGATTATTATTTCATATTCTTGCCttgggttttcaaagcaatctttatATTTTGTGAATCTtgcattgttgtgacaggttatttgcatacaagtgttcactgggttctatgaggttgtattctacaacttttacataattatattctttaatatttatattataattttttatattttaattttattattattatttattattaaattctatttcaaagtggggacattacattttggAAGGAAAAAACCATTGTCGGTTATGAAAATTCTTGCTATATAAATATTGGCATGTGTGCCTTATATTTGTTTAGAACTTATTTTGAATAGTTTCTTGATATAGAGGCTAGCATATAAAACTCTATATATTCTATTATCTTTGCTAAGGGAGCCTTAATACATGATCTGTCACATGTATGTAGCTATGTTATTTCTTCAAAGTATGAAATATTGAGATTGTTACTCTAATAGTTTTGAATTTTAGTTGTGTATAGTTTGGATTATCTAATGCATGCATATGTTGTGCAATGTTGtctttgttggaatcaaggatccaaggaacactgagaggggggtgttaattagtgttctacaatttcAACTTAGTTATCCAGATCTATAAACCACTTAACACAGATTAAGAAAAATagaatgcagaaacacaaagcaaggaacaacaacaccataacacaaagacttttacgtggaaacccggttaagagaaaaaccacggtgggattcaaacccacaatattagtatactctattagaagtataaaaatattactaaagggaatgcacatgcattcaggcacactacctagagctcactactcaaattacaaataagggctacaacctcggctcactgccttacaaaatgtttgtaagagattacaatgaagtttgaactatggagtagcatcaacaaatgcttGGATATAGTTCCGACTAAGCACAAAACATATTCTTACTCAATTCTGCAACACTGCTCTATTTTGATATTCTGCTTCAATCCAAAGCACAATTCTAACACCTGCACACGTGGAACTGTGTACAATctctcatacacacttcacacactACCACCACACATAAAAATACCTATTACAATCGatcttatatatttgcatcacAAATTAAGAACCATTTCATGTTAGCTTCAATAGCACGCcacaaaagatgaaatgtgtaaatgagTCAACTCGGATCCACCTTTAAAGCATATGCAAACtaaaacaaaatgtccacatgcttcccacatgacaaatcatcaaccttgaatatgtaaacaatcaccaaaatcaatccgCAAGATCCGCAAAAATGAATCACTACACACTATGGCTGTTATACAATGTTTATACCAAAAACACGATTACCGAATCTTCTAACTTGCACGAAATTTCATCACCGGAAACCACAATCCAAGAATTAAGCATATTACATGACCACAAGCCTTCTCCGAAATCCGCATAGCAAAATACACAACCAAAATAATTCGCTAACCAAAATTGTTCACTACTGGATATCCTGCTTTGCTAACTAGACCTCACCGGACTCAAACAATCTTCACTCAATCTACCTGAATGATGAAAATATGAAGTGCGGATACCAAAAAtgatatgagtttccatcaatgacaacatctaaacaCGCCTACAGTGTCTTGCCAACAGTCTTGTTAACTATTATATCCAGTGAGTTACAAAACTTTGACCAATTAGTGAAGGGATGCCTATTCTTGACTTATAgattttttatgctttatgtatttTGTTTTCAAGCGtgtctctcctcttttcctcttaGGTTACAATTACCTTAGAAAAGACAAAAATTCAACCCTCAATCCAAAGATTATCTTGCTATCCATTCATTGGCCTACATACCtttatattgttggcatttcatacatGATACATTAATCCTCAAAACAAGAACATTTAAAATCATCAATAGTTTTTGTAATTCCCAATGGGACTTAGGACCTATGAAATCATCAACAATGGCAAGTAAAAAATTTGGATTTTTAGGCCAACTTATGTGAAACCATTATTTTCAATAAACAagatatttcaaatttcaaaactaccaCCACAATCACAAGACAATTATacttaaaagaaaaaaaagagaaaaaaaattcaagtttcacaATGTTGTTGTCGCAATTTTGAACTCACTACAACTCTTTCCCTAATTAGATGGAAAAACTAGTTGAATAAAAGCACATAATTATCATAGAATAGGTAAATAATGTTTGGGGGTTTAGAGGCGTGCTAAGGATAACTAGAAGTGTGGTTCAAAGGCATGAAAAATTAAAGGATAGATAAGTGATTGGACTAGCTTGAATGGCTATAAATCATTTCTTGTGGAATGTGCACATAATTGTATGAAAATGTTGATTTTTTGCAACAAGGTGCAAAAGTGGGTGCTTACAATTACCTTGTGTTTGCTAATGAATTGCATGTACATAATcattttgttgaaaaaaaaaattgatatatgagATAATGAAATTACAACTAATTTGTTGACTTGGTCATCTTTAAAATATAAGATATAAAATTTGAATAAGTAAAGATTTGGTATTTATTTGAATTGAGTTAGGTAGCCCTAATCAACCTAATCCTAAATAATTGTAAAATATCCAGCaatctaaattaaaataatttattaaacttTGATTATGTAAAAAACATGACTTATATATaccaaataaattaaatgaaataatcaaattaCACAtttacaaaattatgaaaaaatatatgtACTTTTACCAGTTATAAATTATAAATGGCAATTTTATTTGTGCTCTTGAAAAGagatcacaagttcaaatctcaagTGATTGAGGTATGTAGGTCTCATTCCTAACACATTAAATGTATCTTACAAGTAGTATGAGATAATCCTATATTACCTATAAATCATATAGAAACAAAAGAATCTTTCTTTCCTTTGAAAGAGTCCAACTTGTTACATGCCCCTTGCTTGACCATGTGCACCTATCTAGAATACCTAaaccaaaataataaacaattaataaAAAAACCCAAGGAATAATTATTTTGGTCAAATGTGCATCCAGTATGCGGGATAGACACGTGCCAGTTAATCGTTTGTCTGTGTAATCTAAGTTTCTTGGCATGAAAGTATGGTAGTAGGTTGGGCGAAGCATCTATACAGAAAGTTCTTGGATGGTTCTAAATTCCAACACGGTGCCTGGCTATTGGATTACATCTCGTACGGATCCTGAATCAGCTTACAGGGAAGATCGATCAGAATGACCCAACTGACGTATCCCTCACGTAATCACCACCATGGTTGTTGGAAACGTGCAGGCCGCCCAAGACTTTTCTCTTCTAATCACGCGCTTACTCTTACTATATAATCAAATCCCACATACAACGATTAAAACAAAAGAAACAGGAATCAGCATGTCCAATTCAATGAAGAGGAGATCCAGTTCCACGATTTCACAAGAGAAACCAGATGATCAGAAAAACCCCCTTTTGCCGCTTGACATTGATAGCAGCCCTCACCAGGATTCCAACGAGCCCGAAAATGGCATCCCAAGATCAGATTCCTCTGCACTGACACAGACATTAGCCGGTGCGGCCCATCTCGCAAATCTTCTTCCGACGGGCACAGTCCTCCTTTTACAAGTACTCTGCCCTCTGGTCTCCAATAACGGTCACTGCGACAATGTCAGGCGTTCCATGACTGCAATTCTGCTCACATGCTGCGGACTTTCGGGCTTCTTCGCCAGTTTTACAGACAGTTTTAAGGGCTCCGACGGGAGAGTATACTACGGCTTGGCCACGCCAAAAGGTCTCTACACTTTCGAGTACATGAGCCCGGGCAACGGGGCTCCCGATCCGGCTAGGTATAAATTGCGGCTGGTGGATTTCGTGCACGCTTTTCTGTCTCTGTTGGTGTTTGCCGCCATAGCTCTGTATGACAGAAACGTTGTGGGGTGCTTCTACCCGGCACCAGAAAAGGAGACCGAGGAGATTCTTGGCGTGCTGCCCATTGCCATCGGAATAGTGTGCTCCATGcttttccttgtcttccccactagGCGCCATGGAATTGGGTATCCCGTCTCAAATTGATGTTACCGATTTCTGGCTCGAATTGTTGGAAATcgaattatttcaaatgggattcctttttttttttccacTGTTTTCTTGAAAAGACTGGAAATTGTTACTGTACAGGTGATTTTTTGGGGGGTTTATCAATTATTTGGTTTTGAGCCTTAGGCGAATCTGATTCTGTCCTGTATTCATAAGTTTTCTGAGGTTTTGATATTTGAAATGCAAGGCTCAGACAACACAATCTGTGTCACAGATATTTTACTGTCGTAGCATCTTTTTTTCTGTATACGTCAAAATTATTTTACTACGTGTAGGCAGGGGAATCAGTCAACACAGAGACAGGCGCTCCATGTGACTGTGTCTTAAACGTTGGCTTGTCAATTTGGATACAGTGAGAGGATAAAACGTGTACGCAAGCACGTGAAATGCAGGACTCAAAATGTAAGGGGGAAGTTGAATAGGTCTAATAATTGTGACAGTATGACCGTACTGGGTATATTTTTAAAAGTTTATTCCATGGAACtttcaattattaatattttaCAAAGTGCCAATTGTTACTGTTATATTTTAAAAGTTTATTCCTTGGAACTTTCAATTACTACTATTTTACAAAATGACAATTGTTTTGATAGAAATATCACTGCtcataattaaaaaacaaaaaaaattcaaataaattatgTGATGATATAGGTGCACTGAAAAGACATTTTATGTaacttttttaaaattttgtttttttatttttggagtGGATTTTTAACATGTTAATAAGTGAACTTAAAAATTAGATGCAATACAGTTAAAAGTAAGGATaaaatcatttttattattttttatagatagaGTAATTAAGCAAATATAAGGTGAATTATGATAAAGGTTTGCTAGTTTGGAAATTAATCTTATTTCTTGTGTGTCCTTATTTGAACACTTACTCTCATGGATTTATAATCATCACCCTAATGTCAACCATAAACTAAGACTAATTGTTATCATAAATGTGACCTCAACCCTAACACTTTCACCATGTCTAACCACATATGTTTAAATgcaacattttttgtaattataaattaaaaaacaaatataaacttaatataataaatttaaatataaatacaaATTTAAACAACTAGTAGAAACCATATatagtaattataaatttaaaCCTATATATAAATAACAATAATTATACATAATtattacacacacatatatacatgtacttaTAATTATTCAATTACTATTGCAATCCATTGCAGCATTATTATTCAATTGGttttccaccaattatatctatgaattatttccatgattttttaaaatttttcaatAGTTAAGATGCTTGAtttttaagtttgcaaattatagaaattatttttcttcaaTATAATTATAGAAATCAATTAccttaaatatttaattgattattaattaattgtgaAAATCTGGATAGTTATGATTAAAGGTAATAAATCTTGTACTTTTTAAGTAATTTATAAATAGCTCTTGGTTGGTTAGGTTAGCATTATGCTCACCTAATTTAATActattaaattttgataacataacaagattaaaacaataatagaataatataatgatataatataaaacattattaatatagtcataaaaattataaaacaataaataatgtttaaaataaaaatattctaataattCAAGTATTAATATTGATGATAATATAATAAATCAACAATATAATATATTAGTAATTAGAATGATAAATAATAACAATTATctaataattttaacattaataatataaaattaacatttttataatacacaaaatataaaattaggttatgcttaagattgaagatcatttcattgaataaatattaatgtaagataatacaaaataataatgtttaaaataataatacaatgaatatcggtgaaaaaataatataataaatattaatacaatgtaatataaattaagaaaaaattgaataaaggggtaaaaactttattgaaaattagacacaagaattacaaagagaactaGAGCCCCAAGGCCCCAGAAATGAATCACAAAAGATTAGctagcttcataactatccatgtcctcagcaaaaTCTTCTACAAGTCCTGACAATAATccgaggagagatgctcccaaccttcaactttccaatcattacCATGTTccaaggcccacttagccaaacaatcaactgctccattccattcacgaggaatgtggatgaaagacacctactCCATCAAAGAgctaatttgaagaatctgatgaacaatccctgccagctgccaatgaatcccactcaccttctactctatcaacaagttaacaataatttgtgaattcaatttgcAGATAACCTTCCTTCATCCCAACTCCCAAGCACGCTCCAAGGCATAAAGAATTGCAAATCCCTCCATTAAGTTATTAGACTATCGCCCTTTATAcaccgaaaagaagaaaaccacctcttCCATAcgattcctaccaacaccaccaaccccaacagggcctgggttacccctagaggagccatcggtgttaatcttgataaactcatcctaaggggGCATCCACCTttccaccctttgaaccttcttcatagcacgtctacctctcATGACACAAGCTGAGGGGGGAGACAACTCCTACAAACCCAACCTCCTCACAATATCCACCTCATCTCTatctagaggaaaattcacctcacatttagcttccaccgtctctcgaatcataacaatgattctattccacacttgctgaactaACAGTTTGACCTCACGAAAAATCCTCgtgttcctctcaagccagatctgccatagtatgaaaatgggcccaatatactagacagtctagaggaaggagaacaagataggaggtctgcccaaactgctccaaaactccaccagagaatctgcgtgaacacaaggatgcttccacaccccccaccagtaatgccaaataagcaacaagaaggggcatctgaagaataggtgtgaggaatcttcctccccattaccacacaaagcacaaatggaaggccccaaGAATGCCCGCTTgcaaatattgtcccaagttaggcatctattcaaagccaaagtccaagcgaagcagttacactttggccaagaaaaattattccacacctgtttccaccagtgcacctctcttccctccagtCTTCGATTCAACAGTTCCTGGTATCCACTAGCCATAGTAAAGACGCCCTTAGGATTCAGAaaccaagcaagtccatccctacccttgagggaactacagtgtctactcgccagaatgccatgcaactcagcacactcttcatCCATCCCAACAACCAGTCACTCATTAGGAGGCTTCCACCACTCCAACTCCagccgcccacacctataaacatccttgaagtcactcacccttgaccaccctacctccaaaaacctctagcaaagattcccaaggttaggaaactgattaAGGATgggggggtatccatcccaagagtcattccaaaaAAGGACCTCTTCTCCCCTCCTACATatccaaaagagtccttccttaataagagaagcccccttcttgagagtataccaaatcgttgagccttttccctcaagcgggTATCTTGGAATTTCTTCCATCGGGATtctctgcatatatttgtaggccaaagtCCTAGCCCAGCCCCGATtatgctcaacacaccacctccagtacaatttagccactAGAGTCTCCCCAAATAAAATAAACTGCCTTAAATCAAGCCCACccgactgcttcgggctacacaccaagtcccaattgacaagactgttgggaaaaatggtgcctcaaccttgcatttatgcgaggttactatttatagtaagttttcatttgagcatgaaatggtgcgaaactctccctgaagcttctggttggctagataagcattccgataaagttgcatcgcaaggtcacagctagttttgaagatattaaagttttcgtctttgaggggtgcaataaaatgtttaaacttaattttggggactttagaagctccgaaatgccctgaaaaatGGTCGTAACCGATGAAgctagttacgaggtgatagagcacttcgcgagctttccggtgcttcaaacggttcgtcaatcggacacccgattctcaagttatggcctccgaaagtttgtactcctgaaataggaaaaataatttgtatcagatacataaatgagctgtaaaagggagcgacacgtgttgatgtgtgctttaacatgtcatagggcatttaaaagggagataaggtcggctacaccttattgggtggttttcgcccatggttttgtaataccgtttgacggtttcctgtattgtatctcctatttataaggtgtgtgagatagaggttgtgtgtaagagtcttatggctattgagttgcctctgaatctctaattagtggtactcctgtgaagagcttgctctgcaagtatgttgtaatctgtttttgattgctgaataaaatattgagcttgcttttggagtgtggggtttttctcccgaaagggttttccccacgtaaatcactgtgttgtggtatgattgctattatatctatttctattttctgtaactgttgtaatgatctgaaaattttttgcattaccctcctctcaaggttagtgtaggaagttgtttccgctacttaacttccttacaagtggtatcagagccggatcacctttggtttcaattgtgggcagttaggttttttgaactaatccagatttgagtgggagcttgtgcagaagacactttttgatcttgttgcaggaatattcagatggcgagttcgtcagggagaatagaggtggagaaatttaatggaagtaattttgagatgtggaagccgaagatggaagatctgctaatagatcgagatctttgggatgctgttgatgcaaatgtccaaaggccctc encodes:
- the LOC131032567 gene encoding protein DMP3-like, which produces MVVGNVQAAQDFSLLITRLLLLYNQIPHTTIKTKETGISMSNSMKRRSSSTISQEKPDDQKNPLLPLDIDSSPHQDSNEPENGIPRSDSSALTQTLAGAAHLANLLPTGTVLLLQVLCPLVSNNGHCDNVRRSMTAILLTCCGLSGFFASFTDSFKGSDGRVYYGLATPKGLYTFEYMSPGNGAPDPARYKLRLVDFVHAFLSLLVFAAIALYDRNVVGCFYPAPEKETEEILGVLPIAIGIVCSMLFLVFPTRRHGIGYPVSN